One genomic window of Trichlorobacter lovleyi includes the following:
- a CDS encoding DUF4149 domain-containing protein, producing MPYLSIIYRLLIAFWVGGAALFTFILTPTLFKNFDRDMAGNIVGVLFPGYFKWGLICGVLALGLLLFSRGKHWLASSVIIVAMLVVTSLQAFVIEPKAAAIKKEIPSFVTTPADHPLRQQFKKLHGISAVSNLGVIGGGIALIILL from the coding sequence GTGCCGTATCTTTCCATCATCTATCGTCTGTTGATCGCTTTCTGGGTAGGGGGGGCGGCTCTTTTTACCTTTATCCTGACGCCCACCCTGTTCAAGAACTTTGACCGTGATATGGCCGGTAACATTGTCGGGGTACTGTTCCCCGGCTATTTCAAGTGGGGCCTGATCTGCGGAGTGCTTGCGCTTGGCCTGCTGCTGTTTTCGCGGGGAAAGCACTGGCTTGCGTCGTCAGTCATTATTGTGGCCATGCTGGTGGTTACCTCGCTGCAGGCCTTTGTGATTGAGCCCAAGGCTGCAGCCATTAAAAAGGAGATTCCTTCCTTTGTCACGACGCCGGCAGATCACCCGTTACGACAGCAGTTCAAAAAGTTGCACGGGATTTCCGCGGTCAGCAATCTGGGGGTTATTGGCGGTGGCATTGCCCTGATCATTTTGTTATGA
- the rbr gene encoding rubrerythrin, with amino-acid sequence MSKSVKGTKTEQNLLKSFAGESQARMRYTYFSSAAKKEGYVQIADIFEETANQEKEHAKRFFKFLEGGMVEITACFPAGVIGTTAENLLAAANGEHEEHTELYPAFAAVAKEEGFADISAVWNAISVAEKQHEKRYRDLLANIEAGRVFQREEIVVWRCRNCGYLHSNKSAPELCPACAHPKAHFELLGENW; translated from the coding sequence ATGTCCAAATCAGTCAAAGGTACCAAGACCGAACAGAACCTGTTGAAGTCATTTGCCGGTGAAAGCCAGGCCCGTATGCGCTACACCTACTTTTCTTCCGCTGCCAAAAAAGAGGGGTACGTGCAGATCGCTGACATCTTTGAAGAGACCGCCAACCAGGAAAAGGAACATGCCAAGCGCTTTTTCAAGTTTCTGGAGGGGGGCATGGTGGAGATTACCGCCTGTTTCCCGGCCGGTGTGATCGGTACCACTGCCGAGAATCTGCTGGCAGCCGCCAATGGTGAGCATGAAGAACATACTGAACTGTATCCGGCCTTTGCCGCGGTTGCCAAGGAAGAGGGGTTTGCCGATATTTCAGCCGTCTGGAATGCAATCTCGGTAGCTGAGAAGCAGCACGAAAAGCGCTACCGCGATCTGTTGGCAAACATTGAGGCTGGCCGGGTCTTCCAACGGGAAGAGATCGTGGTCTGGCGCTGCCGTAACTGCGGTTATCTGCACAGCAACAAGTCCGCCCCGGAGTTGTGCCCGGCCTGTGCCCACCCGAAGGCACACTTTGAACTACTGGGTGAGAACTGGTAG
- a CDS encoding nuclear transport factor 2 family protein gives MSKRIVFLLFMIVVATALPAFAGSVEEEITALDSQWGEAAGKGDVATLNRLLADNLYHVHATGRIEGKSEYIDSLESGLRRHDPITPMKVQVRVYGDTAVSTGKFRMVAYRKGMEKPMVNQVNLYTHVWTRTKEGWKLTVHQATADSAAMPMNGQMKPGMVPGHQH, from the coding sequence ATGTCCAAGCGTATTGTTTTTTTGTTGTTTATGATTGTTGTTGCTACTGCCCTGCCGGCCTTTGCCGGCTCTGTTGAGGAGGAGATTACTGCCCTGGACAGTCAATGGGGTGAGGCGGCCGGAAAGGGTGATGTTGCCACCCTGAACAGGCTGCTGGCTGACAACCTCTATCATGTCCACGCCACCGGCCGGATTGAAGGCAAAAGCGAGTACATCGACTCTTTGGAGAGCGGTCTGCGCAGGCATGACCCGATCACGCCGATGAAGGTACAGGTACGGGTCTACGGAGACACGGCTGTCAGCACCGGTAAATTCAGGATGGTGGCCTACCGTAAGGGGATGGAGAAACCGATGGTCAACCAGGTCAACCTCTACACCCATGTCTGGACCAGGACCAAAGAGGGCTGGAAGCTGACCGTACACCAGGCAACCGCCGATAGCGCTGCAATGCCGATGAACGGCCAGATGAAACCGGGTATGGTGCCGGGACACCAGCACTAG
- a CDS encoding outer membrane lipoprotein-sorting protein translates to MRFIAFFIIALLSALPAFALDGQQLLKQIDRNLNPESYESYRKLINIEPDGTRKEFTLYTIKKGTDKVASLFLAPASDKGRSTLRLGDNLWLNIPNVGKPVRITSLQSVVGGVFNNADILQLDYDAEYRVEKVEDKGEDYLLHLKAKNKSVAYDRVRILADKARKLPSRIECLTEAGMLIKTLYFKDIKNFGGINRPATVETDSPLYKGYKSVMLYAKLKKRSFRDEVFTLNAMTSLDSLR, encoded by the coding sequence ATGCGTTTTATTGCCTTTTTCATCATTGCCCTGTTATCAGCCCTGCCAGCTTTCGCACTGGACGGTCAGCAGCTCCTGAAACAGATCGATCGCAACCTGAATCCGGAAAGTTACGAATCGTACCGTAAGCTGATCAACATAGAACCAGATGGGACTCGTAAAGAGTTTACGCTCTATACCATCAAAAAAGGGACTGACAAGGTGGCCTCGCTGTTTCTGGCCCCTGCCAGCGACAAAGGCCGCAGCACCCTGCGACTGGGTGACAATCTCTGGCTGAACATCCCCAATGTGGGCAAGCCGGTGCGGATCACCTCATTGCAGTCGGTGGTGGGCGGCGTATTCAACAACGCCGATATCCTGCAGCTTGATTACGATGCCGAATACCGGGTGGAAAAAGTGGAGGATAAAGGTGAGGACTACCTGCTGCACCTGAAGGCCAAAAATAAAAGCGTGGCCTATGACCGGGTGCGGATTCTCGCCGACAAGGCCAGAAAGCTGCCATCACGGATTGAATGCCTGACCGAGGCCGGCATGCTGATCAAGACACTCTATTTCAAGGATATCAAGAATTTTGGCGGCATCAACCGTCCTGCCACTGTGGAAACCGATTCCCCGCTCTACAAGGGGTACAAATCGGTCATGCTGTATGCCAAACTGAAAAAGCGCAGTTTCAGGGACGAGGTATTCACCCTGAATGCCATGACCTCCCTGGACTCACTGCGATAG